In Blastopirellula sp. J2-11, a single genomic region encodes these proteins:
- a CDS encoding DUF1559 domain-containing protein — protein sequence MMNSRYRNRSGFTLVELLVVIAIIGVLIALLLPAVQQAREAARRMSCSNNMKQIGLALHNYHDTFGSFPAGGISNISTESSGFCSMAPSGGGGISFSQAPWTVLILPFMEENARYDNFNFGAGFISIQDASAFGNADAANRTEWFRNCAKYQCDSDPNSNEETRSNNYFGVQGGETPFCSNSAGVRVWNKDGMIFHNSNTRFRDALDGTTNVFLVGETNVQSTLLSNPSPLQYYSWSSSDWPRSVGEPSQVASALLPINTADPSPSAGHKFDVQSRTFGSFHPGGCQFAMADASVHFIPETVDLTIYRTLAKRADGLPVGGFSF from the coding sequence ATGATGAATTCTCGCTATCGCAATCGTTCTGGATTTACCCTCGTCGAATTGTTGGTCGTCATTGCGATCATCGGCGTTCTGATCGCACTGCTGTTGCCGGCCGTTCAGCAGGCGCGGGAAGCGGCGCGACGAATGTCTTGCAGCAATAACATGAAGCAGATCGGCCTGGCGCTGCACAACTATCATGATACGTTCGGCTCGTTTCCGGCCGGAGGGATTTCTAATATCTCGACCGAGAGCAGCGGCTTCTGCTCGATGGCGCCGTCAGGAGGCGGAGGGATTTCTTTTTCCCAGGCTCCTTGGACCGTTTTGATCTTGCCGTTTATGGAAGAGAATGCGCGCTACGATAATTTCAATTTTGGCGCCGGGTTTATCTCGATCCAAGACGCCAGCGCGTTCGGTAACGCGGATGCCGCGAATCGGACCGAATGGTTTCGCAATTGCGCCAAGTACCAATGCGATTCCGATCCGAACAGCAACGAGGAAACTCGTTCGAACAATTACTTTGGCGTTCAAGGGGGCGAAACGCCGTTCTGTTCCAACAGCGCCGGAGTCCGAGTCTGGAACAAAGATGGAATGATCTTTCACAATTCCAATACTAGGTTTCGTGACGCTCTAGATGGAACGACGAATGTTTTTTTGGTCGGCGAAACAAACGTTCAATCGACTTTGTTATCGAATCCGTCGCCGCTGCAATATTATTCGTGGTCTTCCAGCGACTGGCCCCGCAGCGTTGGCGAGCCCTCCCAGGTCGCTTCGGCGTTGCTGCCGATCAACACCGCCGATCCCAGCCCCAGCGCAGGGCATAAATTTGACGTGCAGTCGCGGACATTCGGCAGTTTCCACCCCGGCGGATGTCAATTTGCAATGGCGGACGCATCGGTCCATTTCATTCCAGAAACTGTCGACTTGACGATTTATCGCACGCTTGCCAAACGGGCTGATGGATTGCCGGTCGGTGGTTTTAGCTTCTAA
- a CDS encoding GntR family transcriptional regulator, with product MSITTYIYEDLKARLSSSQELPVQLTLESLADFYEVSFSPVRSAVNRLIKQGLIEKGDDRRLTPKATRKRSQAKEHDQALPAPPQDMYELIANDFVRLSLEGVAIDLREEATAKQYGISRSALRIIFNRLAGAGLIEHIPRCGWRLRPFLQKDMQAFLEVRELLELKALDLAKLHLVTEDLQAILAGNILPASKKEHPQIDNSLHAYIIEKADNIYIQDFFQRQGKYYGILFDWEEMDRQAAIETVEQHQAILHALIKKNWSAARKALSFHIQNNHPVLSKIRPSAET from the coding sequence ATGTCCATTACGACTTATATTTATGAAGACCTAAAGGCTCGGCTTTCTTCCAGTCAGGAATTGCCGGTTCAGCTGACGCTCGAATCACTCGCCGATTTTTATGAGGTCAGCTTTTCGCCGGTGCGCTCGGCTGTGAATCGGCTGATCAAACAAGGCTTGATTGAAAAGGGAGATGACAGACGTCTGACCCCCAAAGCGACGCGCAAACGTTCGCAAGCCAAGGAGCATGATCAAGCGCTGCCGGCGCCTCCGCAAGACATGTACGAATTGATCGCCAACGATTTCGTCCGGCTCAGCTTAGAGGGCGTCGCGATCGACTTGCGCGAAGAAGCGACCGCCAAGCAATATGGCATCAGTCGTTCAGCTTTGCGGATCATCTTCAATCGACTCGCCGGCGCCGGGCTGATCGAGCATATTCCGCGTTGCGGTTGGCGTTTGCGTCCCTTTTTACAAAAAGACATGCAGGCGTTCTTGGAAGTTCGCGAACTGTTAGAACTGAAGGCGCTCGATTTGGCCAAGTTGCATCTTGTCACCGAAGACTTGCAAGCGATCTTGGCCGGAAACATTTTGCCGGCCTCCAAAAAAGAACATCCTCAAATCGATAATTCGCTGCACGCTTATATCATCGAAAAAGCGGACAACATCTACATCCAAGACTTTTTCCAGCGACAGGGGAAATACTATGGCATCCTGTTTGATTGGGAAGAAATGGACCGTCAAGCGGCGATCGAAACGGTCGAGCAGCATCAGGCGATTCTTCACGCGCTGATCAAGAAGAACTGGTCCGCCGCACGCAAAGCGCTCTCTTTCCACATCCAGAACAATCACCCGGTGCTCAGCAAGATTCGTCCTTCCGCCGAAACGTAG
- a CDS encoding DUF1559 domain-containing protein: protein MMNSRYRNRSGFTLVELLVVIAIIGVLIALLLPAVQQAREAARRMSCSNNMKQLGLALHNYHDTHQSFPFGSRHLFESSWMLSILPQVEQSSVFDQLEYGDFSGYPNGANGTLLNNWTPNFNWCPSSPANRLNKRDDYDNRFSTTSYVGVSGATTSATDSTDPTGAGRCGSGTQGYACANGMMVANMVTKMRDATDGLTNTLIVAEQSAMGKNSTGGLADIRSSYEWGCWGGVGATVPPPQAGATGDSYTWATTPWSRNTTTIRFPIGTLIEGSGNHTDGTNSAIHSEHPGGALALRGDGSVAFAAETMDMAALRNLCIRDDGNVISTPL from the coding sequence ATGATGAATTCTCGCTATCGCAATCGTTCTGGATTTACCCTCGTCGAGTTGTTGGTCGTTATCGCGATCATCGGCGTTCTGATCGCTCTGCTGTTGCCGGCTGTCCAGCAGGCGCGCGAAGCGGCTCGGCGAATGTCTTGCAGCAATAATATGAAGCAGCTTGGTCTGGCGCTGCACAACTATCATGATACGCACCAGTCGTTCCCGTTTGGTTCGCGGCATCTCTTTGAAAGTTCATGGATGCTGTCGATTTTGCCGCAAGTCGAACAGTCGTCGGTGTTCGATCAGTTGGAATACGGAGATTTCTCCGGCTATCCCAACGGCGCGAACGGCACGCTGCTCAATAATTGGACGCCTAATTTTAATTGGTGTCCGTCGAGTCCCGCTAACCGACTTAATAAGCGGGATGACTATGACAATCGGTTCTCGACAACTTCGTATGTTGGCGTTTCGGGAGCGACGACCAGTGCGACGGATTCGACCGACCCGACGGGAGCAGGGCGTTGCGGTTCCGGCACGCAAGGCTACGCTTGCGCAAATGGGATGATGGTTGCCAATATGGTGACCAAAATGCGCGACGCAACCGACGGGCTGACGAATACGCTCATCGTGGCGGAACAGTCCGCAATGGGGAAGAACAGCACCGGCGGATTGGCCGACATTCGTTCGAGTTATGAATGGGGATGCTGGGGCGGAGTAGGCGCGACGGTTCCGCCGCCGCAAGCTGGAGCGACTGGCGACTCCTATACCTGGGCCACAACGCCGTGGTCGCGTAATACCACCACGATTCGTTTCCCGATTGGTACGCTCATCGAAGGAAGCGGGAACCATACCGACGGAACCAATAGCGCCATCCATTCAGAGCATCCTGGCGGAGCGCTTGCCTTACGCGGAGATGGCAGCGTCGCCTTCGCCGCCGAAACGATGGATATGGCGGCTTTGCGAAACCTTTGCATTCGTGACGATGGCAACGTCATCTCCACACCGCTTTAG
- a CDS encoding peroxiredoxin-like family protein encodes MQKSTLFGCLMMAAIFVHAAMGQENQPQTLKEQLKQKSEEAGKRFPPEMLKVMRDAVETVRASGVEKSAKQVGDAAIDAELTGWNGKTVRLSEMWSEGPVVLMWYRGGWCPYCNLQLRAMQKELKAIEGAGAKLIVLTPELPEKAKETAEANDLNFVALHDKNNATARKYGLVFELPASILPLYRDRLKLAEVNGSDAMELPLSATYVIDTNGKIRYAFLNADYTDRAEPAEVVAAVKKVAADKAK; translated from the coding sequence ATGCAAAAATCTACCCTGTTTGGATGCTTGATGATGGCGGCAATATTTGTTCATGCGGCGATGGGTCAAGAGAACCAACCGCAAACCTTGAAAGAACAGTTGAAACAAAAGTCTGAGGAAGCCGGCAAACGATTTCCGCCGGAGATGCTGAAAGTGATGCGTGACGCTGTGGAAACGGTTCGCGCTTCGGGTGTCGAAAAGTCGGCGAAACAAGTGGGTGACGCCGCGATCGACGCTGAGCTAACCGGCTGGAACGGGAAGACGGTTCGCCTAAGCGAAATGTGGAGCGAAGGTCCCGTGGTGCTGATGTGGTATCGCGGAGGCTGGTGCCCTTACTGCAATTTACAGCTGCGCGCGATGCAGAAGGAACTGAAAGCAATCGAAGGCGCTGGCGCCAAGCTGATTGTGTTGACTCCCGAACTACCGGAAAAAGCGAAGGAAACGGCGGAAGCGAACGACCTCAACTTTGTCGCGTTGCATGACAAGAATAACGCGACTGCGCGGAAATATGGCCTGGTCTTTGAACTGCCCGCGTCGATCCTTCCCCTCTATCGCGATCGCTTAAAACTGGCCGAGGTCAACGGCAGCGACGCGATGGAGTTGCCTCTTTCGGCCACCTATGTGATCGATACCAACGGCAAGATTCGCTATGCGTTTTTGAACGCCGACTACACCGATCGCGCCGAACCAGCCGAAGTGGTCGCAGCGGTGAAGAAAGTCGCCGCTGATAAAGCGAAATAG